One Nostoc sp. NIES-3756 genomic window carries:
- a CDS encoding helicase HerA domain-containing protein, producing the protein MREEIRKVNQSLGESPKFGPFTGRQFVIFAGVFCLVFGLLCLIIGLDIFWGLGFAFWASLSVALLSGDQPHIYWSKIYPIVPRWTRGYATYTSPQLKKRIGTRRVKLTRSSKPKTLNPFEDWLDLTTIVRLKKDSYIVGAYLLSKKNLTDSSNTLQLIFGYTCTGIHPIFNSEQEIEAVARAFESGCKEIPQGEKITFRWSSFCDDSDAEQYLMQRINNSSSPECEFLDWGRLARTQKLTKDRARKDIKLNIYWSFTITSEALETSDPVDKFLVKLANFLQRRFTDSGINQLTKKRFTQILTKALEASLRYQQILTEMGLNPQPKTDKDLWRELCKNIGAKTVIAPHTLVFDEQGVREEIDEKAVFDKPIEIINQPHLSSIILNNGVPFADKRWVCLQTGDDKKFVGVMVLTRKPEIFASTKHQIRFLWDLLSRNNIFDVEVITEFSPADRGITRAAQQMITKRSRALDINVQQKKSIDVSAQINVERSVEAQRQLYTGDVPLNLSLVVLVYRNTPEEIDDACRLISGYISQPTELTREVEYAWLVWLQTLLIRLEPILLRPYNRRLTFFASEILGLTNIVQNSPADEQGFELIADESDSPLQLDLSKTKNLLILGTTGSGKSVLVSSIIGECQAQDMSVLMIDLPNDDGTGTFGDYTPYHNGFYFDISKESNNLVQPLDLSKIPPEQWEDRLQAHRNDVNLIVLQLVLGSQTFDGFLSQTIESLIPLGTKAFYDHPDIQRRFAKAKKEGLGSAAWDDTPTLADMEHFFTKEHISLGYEDENVDRALNYIRLRFQYWRNSSIGNAICRPSTFDTDAKLITFALTNLQSSKDAEVFGMSAYIAASRQSLSAPNSVFFMDEASVLLRFAALSRLVGRKCATARKGGCRVMLAAQDILSIANSEAGEQILQNMPCRLIGRIVPGAAKSFTEHLGIPKEIIDKNESFRPNIKQLYTLWLLDYNNKYVRCRYYPSYAMLALVANSREEQAARDRFKTMYPDKFKWVAAFANYYVECIKQGKPL; encoded by the coding sequence ATGAGAGAAGAAATTAGAAAAGTCAATCAGAGCTTAGGCGAAAGCCCGAAGTTTGGCCCATTTACAGGCAGACAGTTTGTAATTTTCGCTGGCGTATTCTGTCTAGTTTTTGGATTACTATGTTTAATAATTGGTTTAGATATTTTCTGGGGGCTAGGTTTTGCATTTTGGGCTAGTTTATCAGTAGCATTACTATCAGGGGATCAGCCCCACATTTACTGGTCAAAAATATATCCAATTGTGCCGAGATGGACAAGAGGATATGCTACTTACACCTCACCACAACTGAAGAAAAGGATAGGGACTAGAAGAGTAAAATTAACACGTTCATCCAAGCCCAAAACCCTCAATCCCTTTGAAGATTGGTTAGATTTGACAACAATAGTCAGACTCAAAAAAGACTCTTACATTGTTGGAGCTTATCTGCTGAGTAAAAAGAATCTGACTGACAGTAGTAATACGTTGCAACTAATATTTGGATATACTTGTACTGGGATTCATCCTATATTTAACTCAGAACAAGAAATAGAGGCAGTAGCCAGAGCTTTTGAGAGTGGCTGTAAAGAAATTCCTCAAGGAGAAAAAATCACCTTTAGATGGAGTTCCTTTTGTGATGATAGTGACGCTGAACAGTATTTGATGCAGCGTATCAATAATTCATCTTCTCCAGAGTGCGAATTTCTAGATTGGGGAAGATTAGCCAGGACTCAAAAGCTAACAAAAGATAGAGCGCGTAAGGATATCAAACTAAACATTTATTGGTCATTCACAATAACATCAGAAGCCTTAGAAACCTCAGACCCAGTAGATAAGTTTCTGGTGAAATTAGCTAACTTTTTGCAAAGGAGATTTACCGATTCAGGGATTAATCAACTAACTAAAAAGCGGTTTACGCAAATCTTAACTAAAGCCCTAGAAGCCTCATTAAGATACCAGCAGATTTTGACAGAGATGGGTTTAAATCCGCAACCCAAAACTGATAAAGATTTGTGGCGAGAGCTTTGTAAGAACATCGGAGCCAAAACCGTAATTGCTCCTCATACTCTAGTGTTTGATGAGCAAGGTGTCAGAGAAGAAATCGATGAGAAAGCTGTGTTTGATAAACCAATAGAAATTATCAACCAGCCACACTTAAGCTCAATCATATTGAACAATGGAGTACCATTTGCAGATAAGCGTTGGGTATGCTTACAAACAGGAGATGATAAGAAATTTGTGGGAGTAATGGTACTGACCCGCAAACCAGAGATTTTTGCTTCTACCAAACATCAAATTCGATTCTTGTGGGATTTACTTTCACGCAACAACATTTTTGATGTCGAGGTAATCACAGAATTTTCCCCGGCTGACCGAGGAATAACCCGTGCAGCCCAGCAAATGATTACCAAACGTTCCAGAGCATTGGACATAAATGTGCAGCAGAAAAAATCAATAGATGTTTCTGCCCAAATCAATGTTGAGCGTTCAGTAGAAGCACAAAGACAACTGTACACAGGGGATGTACCACTAAATTTGAGTTTGGTAGTCTTGGTCTACCGCAACACACCAGAAGAAATAGATGATGCTTGCCGATTAATTTCAGGTTATATTTCCCAACCCACAGAACTGACCCGTGAAGTGGAATATGCTTGGCTGGTATGGTTGCAAACCTTGTTAATCAGGCTAGAACCAATTTTGCTACGCCCGTACAACCGACGGCTAACATTTTTCGCCAGTGAAATCTTAGGATTGACCAATATAGTCCAAAACAGTCCCGCAGATGAGCAAGGATTTGAGTTAATTGCTGATGAGAGTGATTCACCCCTTCAGCTTGACTTATCAAAAACCAAAAATCTCCTAATTCTGGGTACAACAGGCTCAGGTAAATCAGTTTTAGTTTCGTCCATCATTGGCGAGTGCCAAGCTCAAGATATGAGCGTTTTAATGATCGACCTGCCTAATGATGACGGAACTGGTACATTTGGCGACTACACGCCCTATCACAACGGTTTTTACTTTGATATTTCCAAAGAATCTAATAACTTAGTGCAGCCTTTGGACTTATCAAAAATCCCCCCAGAGCAATGGGAAGATAGGCTTCAAGCCCATAGAAATGATGTGAACTTGATTGTTCTTCAGTTGGTATTGGGTTCTCAAACCTTTGATGGCTTCCTATCTCAAACAATCGAGTCCTTAATTCCACTGGGAACAAAAGCCTTTTATGATCATCCCGATATTCAACGGCGCTTTGCTAAGGCCAAGAAAGAAGGGTTAGGTTCAGCAGCTTGGGACGATACACCCACCCTGGCAGACATGGAACACTTCTTTACCAAAGAGCATATCAGCCTGGGCTATGAAGATGAAAACGTTGACCGAGCGCTGAACTACATCCGTTTGCGGTTTCAATATTGGAGAAATAGTAGCATTGGCAATGCCATCTGCCGTCCGTCTACCTTTGATACCGATGCCAAACTGATTACCTTCGCTTTGACGAACTTGCAGTCAAGTAAAGATGCTGAAGTATTTGGGATGTCTGCATATATCGCTGCATCCCGCCAATCCTTATCAGCACCTAACAGCGTCTTTTTCATGGATGAAGCTAGTGTATTGTTGCGGTTCGCAGCTTTATCCAGATTAGTAGGACGTAAATGTGCCACTGCCCGTAAAGGCGGATGTCGGGTGATGCTGGCAGCGCAAGATATTCTTTCCATCGCCAATTCAGAAGCTGGGGAGCAGATTTTACAGAATATGCCCTGCCGTTTGATTGGGCGGATAGTTCCTGGGGCGGCTAAAAGCTTTACCGAACATCTAGGAATCCCCAAAGAGATTATTGATAAAAATGAGAGTTTTCGTCCCAATATCAAACAGCTATATACGCTGTGGTTGCTGGATTACAACAATAAGTATGTTCGCTGCCGTTACTATCCTTCCTATGCAATGTTGGCGTTAGTTGCTAATAGCAGAGAAGAACAAGCAGCGCGTGACAGATTTAAAACAATGTACCCTGACAAATTCAAATGGGTAGCCGCATTTGCTAACTACTATGTGGAATGTATTAAGCAAGGTAAGCCTTTATGA
- a CDS encoding AAA-like domain-containing protein codes for MKLKNWQIFLEYIADSYELDGKPREVFLTRFASENWRKNDREICELIETSLEVYKKHMTKVYEKLGGISGCPELDPRNQGPGKFGKLLEWLRHTKHPEWLINSQATASTDTNLFNYEAPVPLNSCFYIERPPIESDCYQAITQPGALIRIKAARQMGKTSLLDRILAYAGKQGYRRVRLNLLQVEEAKFSDLDKFLRWFCTYISDKLQSSHQLNDYWNEDRGSMTSCTKYFEVLLKQEDNPLVLGLDGIDRVFQHPEVTQDFFYLLRSWHEEANNLEIWEQLRLVVVHCTEDYGRLDINQSPFNVGLPVELEEFTQAQVEELVQKHRLDWYGNQAQQLMAMVGGHPCLVQSALFYFAAHPEVTVEKFLQSASTDAGIYGRHLRPLLVTLRDQPDLAAAFKQVITTNEPVQLGVIQGYKLHSMGLIKWHDNQVIPRCELYKLYFRERLET; via the coding sequence ATGAAACTAAAAAATTGGCAAATTTTTCTAGAATATATTGCCGATAGTTATGAACTTGATGGAAAGCCGAGAGAGGTTTTCTTGACTCGATTTGCTTCTGAAAATTGGCGTAAGAATGATAGAGAAATATGTGAGCTTATAGAGACAAGCCTTGAAGTTTATAAAAAGCACATGACCAAGGTTTATGAGAAGCTTGGTGGAATTAGCGGTTGTCCTGAACTTGATCCTCGTAACCAAGGGCCAGGCAAGTTTGGAAAACTGCTAGAGTGGCTGCGCCATACCAAACATCCTGAATGGCTTATTAACTCACAAGCTACAGCCTCCACTGATACCAACCTATTTAACTATGAGGCTCCAGTCCCTTTAAACTCTTGTTTTTATATTGAGCGTCCACCAATTGAATCGGACTGTTATCAAGCAATTACGCAACCAGGAGCATTAATTCGTATAAAAGCCGCCAGACAAATGGGTAAAACTTCACTACTGGATAGGATTCTTGCCTATGCAGGTAAGCAAGGCTATCGCCGAGTTCGATTAAACTTGCTGCAAGTAGAAGAGGCAAAGTTTAGTGATTTGGACAAGTTTTTACGCTGGTTCTGTACTTACATTAGTGATAAGTTGCAGTCCTCACACCAATTAAATGATTACTGGAATGAAGATAGAGGCAGCATGACCAGTTGCACTAAATATTTTGAAGTGTTACTGAAACAAGAAGACAATCCTTTAGTTTTAGGGTTAGATGGGATAGACCGTGTTTTTCAGCACCCTGAAGTTACTCAAGACTTTTTTTATTTACTACGAAGTTGGCACGAAGAAGCCAATAACCTTGAAATTTGGGAGCAACTAAGATTAGTGGTAGTCCACTGTACTGAAGACTATGGGCGACTAGACATTAATCAATCACCCTTCAATGTTGGGCTACCAGTGGAATTGGAGGAATTTACTCAAGCACAAGTAGAAGAGTTGGTGCAGAAGCACCGATTAGATTGGTATGGAAATCAAGCCCAGCAATTAATGGCAATGGTTGGAGGACACCCTTGTTTAGTACAGTCGGCACTATTTTATTTTGCTGCTCACCCAGAGGTAACAGTAGAGAAATTTTTACAAAGTGCTTCTACAGATGCTGGAATATATGGACGACATCTGCGTCCACTTCTAGTAACTCTTAGAGACCAGCCAGACTTAGCAGCAGCATTTAAACAGGTAATTACAACGAACGAACCAGTTCAGTTAGGTGTAATCCAGGGGTACAAACTGCACAGTATGGGATTGATTAAATGGCATGACAATCAAGTAATTCCCAGATGTGAGTTATATAAACTGTATTTTCGAGAGCGGTTAGAAACTTGA
- a CDS encoding DUF2272 domain-containing protein yields MDEKECVRRGGKFNPITGKCTFPEKPPVEIDQPTEITSFKQRVKEIAQKEWEFFKRGEKKEHEEGFWQRVGDYWREGVGRTDRDGRDDYRWSAAFVSWVMKKAGAGDKFKYSSRHSVYIQDAIRKRENNDPDGALKGYRLNEVAPQVGDLVCFSSGEDRGKVEYDATRDSEYRSHCDIVVATTPEEIEVIGGNVKQSVYKKTLKVDSQGHLVDTSQPWFVVIKNLL; encoded by the coding sequence ATGGATGAAAAAGAGTGTGTAAGAAGGGGCGGCAAATTTAATCCTATTACAGGGAAGTGTACATTCCCCGAAAAACCTCCTGTGGAAATAGATCAGCCAACTGAAATAACAAGCTTCAAACAAAGAGTAAAGGAAATTGCACAGAAAGAATGGGAGTTTTTTAAGCGGGGTGAAAAGAAAGAACACGAAGAAGGCTTTTGGCAAAGGGTCGGAGATTATTGGCGGGAAGGCGTAGGTCGGACTGACAGAGATGGTCGAGACGATTACCGTTGGTCAGCAGCTTTTGTATCTTGGGTGATGAAAAAAGCGGGAGCAGGCGATAAGTTTAAGTATTCTTCCCGTCATTCTGTCTATATTCAAGATGCCATCCGCAAGCGAGAAAATAATGATCCTGATGGAGCATTAAAGGGTTATAGACTCAATGAAGTTGCGCCTCAAGTTGGGGATTTAGTCTGTTTTTCAAGTGGGGAAGATAGAGGTAAAGTAGAATACGATGCTACAAGAGATTCGGAATATCGCTCTCATTGTGATATTGTTGTCGCTACAACGCCAGAGGAGATTGAGGTCATCGGTGGAAATGTAAAACAGTCCGTTTACAAAAAAACTCTCAAGGTTGACTCACAAGGACATTTAGTCGATACCTCACAACCTTGGTTTGTTGTAATTAAGAATCTGCTTTAA
- a CDS encoding WD40 domain-containing protein: MAAHNYYQVGGSLRYGHPTYVERQADQDIYEGLKNREFCYVLNSRQMGKSSLRVQAMKTLSREGVKCASVDIGKLGNSTTPDKWYGGFISELWRGFSLLTEVNEYDWWHRHEHLSPILRISRFIEDILLIKFSENIVIFIDEIDSILKVSFKDDFFTFIRTCYNQRVDRPEYERLTFCLLGVATPSSLIQDKTRTPFNVGRAIELTGFTLSEAKLSLVKGLEETVENPEGVLEEVLKWTGGQPFLTQKLCQLIAKKVDSKVPNIQQLVQKYIIGNWETQDEPEHLRTIRDRLLNNEQRAARLLGLYQQILQRGEVLADGSSQQMELRLSGLVVKQQSSLKIYNRIYADVFDQKWVHKTLADLRPYSEMFTAWLASHCQDESRLLRGQALREAQAWAADKSLSNLDYQFLTASLELEKREAQTALEAEKEASWILSEANQTLIRAQRKAQRIIRSGIAVLVIILFVTATVVILADNSVKKAEEQIQLAEISALNAASQLSWGSNHQLEALIASLKANQLLKIEVPVDIKNQTVEQLKQILYKVQERNRLEGHTGDVLNVSFSHNGKKIATASRDRTVKLWTTDGQLLKTLEGHNNWVYGISFSPDDKTIATASRDGTAKLWTTEGELLKTLNSDSQAVHGVSFSPDGKKIATANRDGTAKLWTTDGQLLKTFIGHSDWVYSISFSSDGKTIATASGDGTAKLWTTDGQLLQTFKGHKKRLLSISFSPDRKTIATAGMDGTVKLWTTDGQLLKTFIGHKDWIWNVSFSHDGGKIATVSGDHTIKLWTTEGELLQTFNGHSQAVHGVSFSPDDAIIATASADATARLWSTDKDIFTLLKGHKGWVFHANFSPNGNMIATASDDNTAKLWSINGKLLHTLKGHEDRVYKIRFSRDGKTIATASWDGTVKLWNLEGQLLQTLSGAKNGVNSVDLSFDGNIIAIANKNNTVKVWNLKSKTFLILKGHTDEVWDVSFSPDNKTIVTASADNTAKLWTTDGQLLRTFKSHFFPIYSVSFSPDGKTFATASRDGTAKLWTTDGQLLHTFNGHTQEVFSVSFSPDGKSIVTASFDNTVKLWSTDGQLLQTFDGHSRGVISASFSLNGKTIAICNKDSTVTIKKLLDDNLSQLKVVSCQWLKNYLKNNQYVKASDRSLCN; encoded by the coding sequence ATGGCAGCACATAACTATTATCAAGTCGGCGGTAGTTTAAGGTATGGACATCCTACTTATGTAGAACGGCAAGCAGATCAAGATATTTATGAGGGATTAAAAAATAGAGAGTTTTGCTATGTGCTGAACTCACGCCAAATGGGCAAATCTAGCTTGCGGGTACAAGCAATGAAAACATTAAGTAGGGAAGGAGTAAAATGTGCATCTGTTGATATAGGAAAACTTGGCAACTCTACCACTCCAGATAAGTGGTATGGAGGATTTATATCTGAATTATGGAGAGGTTTTAGTCTTTTAACGGAGGTTAATGAGTATGACTGGTGGCACAGACATGAACATTTATCACCTATATTGCGAATAAGTCGTTTTATCGAAGATATATTATTAATTAAATTTTCAGAAAATATTGTAATTTTTATTGATGAAATTGATAGTATTCTCAAAGTGAGCTTCAAAGATGACTTTTTTACCTTTATACGTACTTGTTACAATCAGCGAGTTGATAGACCAGAATATGAGCGGCTTACTTTTTGTTTATTAGGAGTAGCTACCCCATCTAGCTTAATTCAGGATAAAACACGTACTCCGTTTAATGTTGGTCGGGCTATTGAACTTACTGGATTTACATTAAGTGAAGCTAAATTATCTCTAGTTAAGGGTTTAGAAGAGACAGTAGAAAACCCTGAAGGTGTGTTAGAAGAGGTTTTGAAGTGGACAGGCGGACAACCTTTTCTCACTCAAAAGTTATGCCAACTGATTGCAAAAAAGGTAGATAGTAAAGTCCCTAATATTCAACAATTGGTTCAAAAGTACATTATCGGTAACTGGGAAACTCAGGATGAGCCAGAGCATTTAAGGACAATTCGAGACCGACTCTTAAACAATGAACAGCGTGCTGCCCGGTTGTTGGGTCTTTACCAGCAAATCTTACAAAGGGGTGAAGTTCTAGCTGATGGAAGTTCTCAGCAAATGGAGTTACGGCTATCAGGGTTAGTTGTCAAGCAACAAAGCTCTTTGAAAATTTATAATCGCATTTACGCAGATGTATTTGACCAAAAGTGGGTGCATAAGACATTAGCAGATTTGCGGCCTTATTCCGAGATGTTTACGGCATGGTTAGCTTCTCATTGCCAGGATGAATCACGGCTGTTGAGGGGTCAGGCGTTACGGGAAGCACAGGCGTGGGCTGCGGATAAAAGCTTGAGCAATTTAGATTATCAATTCTTAACAGCAAGTCTTGAGTTAGAAAAGCGAGAAGCTCAAACTGCTTTAGAGGCAGAGAAAGAGGCGAGTTGGATATTAAGTGAAGCTAATCAGACATTGATTAGGGCGCAACGTAAAGCACAGCGAATAATTCGTTCTGGAATTGCTGTACTGGTTATTATTTTGTTTGTGACAGCAACAGTAGTGATATTAGCAGACAATAGCGTTAAAAAAGCTGAGGAGCAAATACAATTAGCAGAAATAAGTGCGCTAAATGCAGCATCTCAATTATCTTGGGGTTCAAATCATCAGCTAGAAGCATTGATTGCAAGTTTAAAGGCAAATCAATTACTCAAAATTGAAGTACCAGTTGATATCAAAAATCAGACTGTAGAACAGCTAAAGCAGATACTCTACAAAGTACAAGAGCGCAACCGATTAGAAGGACATACGGGTGATGTTTTAAATGTCAGTTTCAGCCATAATGGAAAGAAAATTGCCACTGCTAGTAGAGACCGTACTGTTAAACTTTGGACTACAGATGGTCAGTTACTTAAAACTTTAGAGGGTCATAACAATTGGGTGTACGGTATTAGCTTCAGCCCTGATGACAAGACAATTGCTACTGCTAGTAGAGACGGTACTGCTAAACTTTGGACTACAGAAGGTGAATTACTTAAAACTTTAAACAGCGATTCTCAGGCTGTACACGGTGTAAGTTTCAGCCCTGATGGAAAGAAGATTGCCACAGCTAATAGAGATGGTACTGCTAAACTCTGGACTACAGACGGTCAGTTACTCAAAACCTTCATCGGCCATAGTGATTGGGTGTACAGTATAAGCTTCAGTTCTGATGGTAAAACAATTGCTACTGCTAGTGGTGATGGTACTGCTAAACTTTGGACTACAGATGGTCAATTACTCCAAACTTTCAAGGGTCATAAAAAAAGGTTGTTGAGCATAAGTTTTAGCCCTGATAGGAAAACGATTGCTACTGCTGGTATGGATGGAACTGTTAAACTTTGGACTACAGACGGTCAGTTACTCAAAACCTTCATCGGCCATAAGGATTGGATCTGGAATGTCAGTTTCAGCCATGATGGAGGAAAAATTGCCACGGTTAGTGGAGACCATACTATTAAACTTTGGACTACAGAAGGTGAATTACTTCAAACTTTCAACGGCCATTCTCAGGCTGTACACGGTGTAAGTTTCAGCCCTGATGACGCAATAATCGCTACTGCTAGTGCTGACGCTACTGCTAGACTTTGGAGTACAGATAAAGACATATTCACTTTATTAAAAGGGCATAAAGGGTGGGTCTTTCATGCAAATTTTAGTCCCAATGGAAATATGATTGCTACTGCTAGTGATGACAATACTGCCAAACTCTGGAGTATAAACGGTAAGTTATTACATACTCTAAAAGGGCATGAAGATCGCGTTTATAAGATAAGGTTTAGTCGTGACGGCAAGACAATTGCTACTGCTAGCTGGGATGGTACTGTCAAACTTTGGAATCTTGAAGGTCAGTTACTTCAAACTCTCTCAGGAGCAAAGAATGGAGTCAATAGTGTAGATTTGAGTTTTGATGGTAACATAATTGCCATCGCTAATAAAAACAATACGGTAAAAGTTTGGAATTTAAAGAGCAAAACTTTTCTAATCTTAAAAGGACACACTGATGAAGTTTGGGATGTGAGCTTTAGTCCAGACAATAAAACAATTGTCACTGCTAGTGCTGACAATACTGCCAAACTTTGGACTACAGATGGTCAACTCCTCCGCACTTTCAAAAGTCATTTCTTTCCTATATATAGCGTCAGCTTCAGTCCTGATGGAAAGACATTTGCTACTGCTAGTAGAGACGGTACTGCCAAACTTTGGACTACAGATGGTCAACTCCTCCACACTTTCAACGGTCATACACAAGAAGTTTTTAGTGTAAGTTTTAGTCCTGATGGTAAAAGTATTGTTACTGCTAGTTTTGACAATACCGTTAAACTCTGGAGTACAGATGGTCAACTCCTACAAACTTTTGATGGCCATTCAAGAGGTGTTATAAGTGCGAGTTTCAGCCTCAATGGAAAGACAATTGCTATTTGTAATAAAGATTCAACCGTAACTATTAAGAAGTTATTAGATGATAATCTGTCTCAACTGAAAGTGGTATCATGCCAATGGTTAAAAAATTACCTTAAAAATAATCAGTACGTAAAAGCAAGCGATCGCAGCCTTTGTAACTAA
- a CDS encoding type IV secretion system protein gives MLNNLTNFLYLLEVTGDTNAEDIVDGAINGSRMVVSSFNQDWQDLANGQSEVFKAVVAVSALCGVVFVSFWSISWYSRLTQEGFSNEILNEMVYPLLVCLMLTVNNGHLLASTSLMFRNVAVGLNDKVLSITRNGITLRDAIRTTNMDQAFALSAQAQMQECLQKPTEAKDEQGNVINPQDICKEEKIKQIKKNAQKYKEKYGLSSYSNSWNPLDIAGQTVNSMVQALSWIIFSGLQAAFQYTVQVAFLMNAYIAPIFLVLSLFPFGAKPIYAWVSGWLALTLVLMSYSIVCGIAASAIVNASNNNPLFLQLIQAILSPILALAMGAGGGMAAFSCFSSSGRLISGRIFR, from the coding sequence ATGCTAAATAATTTAACTAATTTCTTGTATTTATTAGAAGTTACTGGAGATACAAATGCAGAAGATATAGTTGATGGTGCTATTAATGGTTCTCGCATGGTTGTATCTTCATTTAATCAAGACTGGCAAGATTTGGCAAACGGTCAAAGTGAAGTTTTTAAAGCAGTAGTAGCTGTTTCTGCTTTATGTGGAGTTGTGTTTGTTTCCTTTTGGTCTATTAGTTGGTACTCTAGGTTAACTCAGGAAGGATTCAGTAATGAAATCCTTAATGAAATGGTCTATCCATTGTTAGTCTGTCTAATGCTAACAGTTAATAATGGACATTTACTAGCTAGTACATCTTTGATGTTTCGTAATGTAGCAGTTGGGTTAAATGACAAAGTATTAAGTATTACGCGAAACGGTATTACTTTAAGAGATGCTATTCGTACTACTAATATGGATCAGGCATTTGCACTTTCAGCCCAAGCGCAAATGCAAGAATGTTTACAGAAACCAACAGAAGCGAAAGATGAACAAGGGAACGTAATAAATCCACAAGATATTTGTAAGGAAGAGAAAATCAAACAAATTAAAAAGAATGCTCAAAAATATAAAGAGAAGTATGGTTTATCTTCATATTCCAATAGCTGGAATCCGTTAGATATAGCTGGACAAACTGTTAACTCAATGGTGCAAGCACTGTCATGGATAATCTTTAGTGGCTTACAAGCAGCATTTCAATACACTGTGCAAGTAGCATTTTTGATGAATGCCTACATCGCACCCATCTTTCTAGTGCTGTCACTTTTCCCGTTTGGAGCTAAACCTATCTATGCTTGGGTATCAGGATGGTTAGCTTTAACTTTGGTATTAATGTCTTACTCTATTGTTTGTGGAATTGCTGCTAGTGCAATCGTCAATGCTAGTAACAATAACCCCTTGTTCTTACAGCTAATACAAGCAATTCTCTCGCCAATTCTGGCATTAGCAATGGGTGCAGGGGGAGGGATGGCAGCTTTCTCTTGTTTCTCTAGTAGTGGCAGGTTAATCTCAGGGAGGATATTCAGATGA
- a CDS encoding copy number control protein, with the protein MSKKEKENDTVELRVFVPGGLRNQFKGVCATQGLTMSQVITELMKNYVDHQQSRDK; encoded by the coding sequence TTGAGTAAAAAGGAAAAAGAAAATGACACAGTGGAACTGAGAGTTTTTGTCCCTGGAGGCTTAAGGAATCAATTCAAGGGTGTTTGTGCTACTCAAGGGCTGACTATGAGCCAAGTAATCACTGAATTGATGAAGAATTATGTTGACCATCAACAAAGTAGAGATAAATAG
- a CDS encoding ParM/StbA family protein has translation MINIYCADIGNYSSITALKGEKPRVMRSVIQDVTYTSARDYDSDNSPSVKLDDKVLVLGDRATKQKNSQTAAERGKDLPEFVKPFTLAGLRQDFDGIVRFLVPEHSQWHEDTIRRTLVADHQITVNGTNYRHRIKNVEFFLETDVAVVNAYRNGKLDTDGDTLAIDIGGGTTNYVVITPSLDVLTRRSIPKVGGVSLANDIINSDLMQSFAKRDNVAFKVAKMMDAITYGGRNAIADDSFTYGRKYDFSSVFPGLLENWFNNLMDSISTAANDYLADVTNIMLIGGCANLVRQKLSSKQGFYIPANPQLSNIQALLAM, from the coding sequence GTGATCAATATTTATTGTGCAGATATCGGCAACTACAGCAGCATTACTGCCCTCAAAGGTGAAAAACCTCGCGTGATGCGCTCAGTCATCCAAGACGTAACTTACACCAGCGCCAGAGATTACGACAGTGACAATTCGCCTTCTGTCAAACTTGATGATAAGGTTTTAGTCCTGGGAGATCGCGCCACCAAGCAGAAAAATTCACAAACGGCAGCAGAAAGGGGTAAAGACCTACCAGAGTTCGTTAAACCGTTTACTCTGGCTGGATTACGGCAAGATTTCGATGGTATTGTCCGGTTTCTTGTTCCAGAACATTCTCAATGGCATGAAGACACTATCAGACGAACTCTAGTTGCCGACCATCAAATCACTGTCAACGGAACAAATTACAGACACCGAATTAAAAACGTTGAATTTTTCCTTGAGACTGATGTGGCTGTAGTTAATGCTTACCGGAATGGCAAGCTTGATACCGATGGTGACACACTCGCTATTGATATCGGCGGCGGGACAACAAATTATGTCGTCATTACTCCATCCTTGGATGTTCTCACCCGGCGTTCAATTCCGAAAGTGGGTGGTGTTTCTCTGGCTAACGACATTATCAATAGTGATTTGATGCAGAGTTTCGCCAAGCGCGATAACGTTGCTTTTAAAGTAGCCAAAATGATGGACGCGATCACCTACGGTGGGCGGAACGCCATCGCTGATGACTCCTTCACTTACGGACGTAAATATGACTTTAGCTCAGTCTTTCCAGGGTTGTTAGAAAACTGGTTTAACAACCTAATGGATAGCATTTCTACAGCTGCAAATGACTATCTTGCAGACGTTACCAACATAATGCTGATTGGTGGCTGCGCTAATTTAGTCCGTCAAAAACTGAGTTCTAAGCAAGGCTTTTACATTCCTGCCAATCCCCAACTGTCAAATATTCAAGCACTGTTGGCTATGTGA